Proteins found in one Aethina tumida isolate Nest 87 chromosome 1, icAetTumi1.1, whole genome shotgun sequence genomic segment:
- the LOC109600940 gene encoding uncharacterized protein LOC109600940 — MSTVGKIVVRVVLVICILLVLLTDFSGIVYKIIGGSRTEGATNLPPRPTNPGYGDPKTDIDIDADIEDDSLQHLGSPTTKSQILQTIKNACLPKLICELTATPQKDKLTDSEKSLLTLLKDTSISTTAELTSKYHFAAHMGQLIAGIEGHGCHNFYPTCPFPGIQVLQMMKKVRMR; from the exons ATGTCAACAGTGGGTAAAATAGTGGTGCGTGTTGTTCTTGTGATATGCATTTTGTTAGTGCTCCTGACCGATTTTTCGGGCATCGTTTACAAAATAATCGGCGGCAGCAGGACCGAGGGTGCGACCAATCTGCCGCCCAGGCCCACCAACCCCGGCTACGGGGATCCTAAGACCGACATCGACATAGACGCCGACATCGAGGATGACTCGCTCCAACATTTGG GATCACCAACGACCAAATCGCAGATTTTGCAAACCATCAAAAACGCTTGTTTACCGAAACTTATTTGCGAACTGACGGCCACACCGCAAAAGGACAAACTGACTGATTCGGAAAAGTCCCTATTGACACTTTTAAA AGACACGTCGATCAGCACAACGGCCGAACTGACCTCAAAATACCACTTCGCCGCACACATGGGACAACTGATTGCCGGCATCGAGGGCCACGGATGCCACAATTTTTATCCCACTTGTCCCTTTCCGGGCATACAGGTGCTGCAGATGATGAAGAAAGTGAGGATGAGATAA
- the LOC109601425 gene encoding cytochrome c oxidase subunit 5A, mitochondrial has protein sequence MFRSTAVRGLSLLRTAVQANKPSVAASTRFMSKHSTESDDQFDARYENFFNRKDIDGWEIRQGINDLWGHDLVPEPKILIAALKACRRVNDFALAVRILEALKDKCGSKVNEIYPYILQEIKPTLTELGISTPEELGYDKPELALKSVYEM, from the exons ATGTTCCGTTCAACTGCCGTTCGTGGACTTTCCCTGCTCAGGACCGCAGTGCAAGCCAACAAACCCTCTGTGGCCGCCTCCACAAGGTTTATGTCCAAGCACAGCACCGAATCCGACGATCAATTCGACGCCAG ATACGAGAACTTCTTCAACAGGAAAGACATCGACGGTTGGGAAATCAGACAAGGAATCAACGACTTGTGGGGTCACGATTTGGTCCCTGAACCCAAAATCCTCATTGCCGCCTTGAAAGCCTGCAGACGCGTCAACGACTTCGCTTTGGCCGTCAGGATTTTGGAGGCATTGAAGGACAAGTGCGGTAGCAAAGTTAACGAAATCTACCCCTACATCTTGCAGGAAATTAAACCTACATTGACTGAATTGGGTATCAGCACACCTGAGGAATTAGGATATGACAAGCCCGAGCTAGCCCTTAAATCAGTTTACGAAATGTAA
- the LOC109601414 gene encoding N-alpha-acetyltransferase 35, NatC auxiliary subunit: protein MDYPTPCTSADFSNTNVKKPSPKYQDVTKEFLEAVKDLKLGELLHDEQFGLFEAMSAIEMMDPKMDAGMICNRGVRKIKSFEQAIKDKTLKVDNFTDGELIGIIDNTLACLVSWLEGHSLAQTVFINLYLHNPFLIEDKTLKAFSLSVYKLLEIIKDFICKAMVYEEEDFQPMQYGYHIFPDISEQRMIGMLREVEEDLHRKTRMKITETETRAVFARIKFVRVLLQSLILLRKDDMQSIQDCQRLLVTALDMLYLMKDTVELGHHCDDVESEHKLGFEPSINQRLLPPTFPRYTKIKSRAEAIHYFIDMTERFKVVCKIQGVTLLHQALDFFIDFSKTGPCILSRSALQLMYPGTTIANLRDILKEAVKTFICPPALVSKALLNNFQARQCVDTFLIHCARPFANFLQLCGHNRARQRDKLAHLLEEFTTLQDEAERVDAFLHNISVQSPISRPHVACFGTWILYHTLRIMIMYLLSGFELELYSVHEYYYIYWYLFEFLYGWLTSALSRADSFLVENEIILELQKNKGAIKKKSKYKKRPRPYNRHIIYLQALQNMCGGYYKALMGFRLEDKLMTPHPKFDNEQVRYEHRFAPFQNLLTPPPVVYSEFKDMTSLERFQQQPVDSCFLYIAGCKHFHQARQLLENCAQDNEVADLLRISKMNFIVLKLLAGGHKKDAKTPPIFDFSTNKHFAIIKIN, encoded by the exons ATGGACTATCCAACTCC CTGTACCAGTGCCGACTTTTCCAATACGAACGTAAAAAAACCATCACCCAAATATCAAGATGTAACTAAAGAATTCCTTGAAGCTGTAAAAG ATCTCAAACTCGGCGAACTGTTACACGACGAACAGTTCGGGCTTTTCGAAGCAATGTCTGCAATAGAAATGATGGATCCCAAAATGGACGCTGGAATGATTTGCAATAGGGGTGttcgaaaaattaaatcattcgaACAGGCAATCAAA GATAAGACGTTAAAAGTAGACAATTTCACTGATGGTGAACTAATAGgaattattgataatactTTAGCTTGTCTAGTTTCGTGGCTTGAGGGCCACTCTCTTGCTCAAActgtctttattaatttatatctccATAATCCATTTCTTATAGAAGACAAAACACTGAAGGCGTTTTCTTTGTCGGTGTATAAACTACTGGAAATCATTAAAGACTTCATTTGCAA agCAATGGTTTATGAAGAGGAGGACTTCCAACCAATGCAATACGGGTATCATATTTTTCCTGACATTTCTGAGCAGAGAATGATCGGAATGCTAAGGGAGGTAGAGGAGGATTTGCACAGGAAAACTAGGATGAAAATTACAGAG ACTGAAACTAGGGCTGTGTTTGCCAGAATAAAGTTTGTGAGAGTTTTGCTGCAGTCTTTAATATTGTTACGTAAGGATGACATGCAATCAATTCAGGATTGCCAGAGGCTCCTGGTCACTGCCTTAGATATGCTGTATTTGATGAAGGACACTGTGGAGCTGGGTCATCACTGTGATGATG TGGAGAGTGAACACAAGCTCGGATTTGAACCTTCAATAAATCAAAGACTATTACCCCCAACTTTCCCCAggtatactaaaataaaatcacgGGCTGAGGCAATACATTACTTTATTGACATGACTGAAAGGTTCAAAGTTGTATGTAAAATACAAGGAGTTACTCTACTACATCAGGCTCTG GATTTTTTCATAGACTTTAGTAAAACTGGGCCGTGTATTCTGTCCAGATCGGCCTTACAGCTAATGTATCCAGGAACAACGATCGCCAACTTACGGGACATACTAAAAGAAGCAGTCAAGACGTTTATCTGTCCGCCGGCTCTAGTCTCGAAAGCTTTACTGAACAACTTCCAAGCACGTCAATGCGTTGACACTTTCCTAATCCACTGTGCAAGGCCTTTTGCTAATTTTTTACAGCTTTGTGGACACAACCGTGCCCGACAAAGGGACAAGCTGGCACACCTATTGGAAGAATTCACCACTTTACAGGACGAGGCCGAACGAGTCGATGCATTTTTGCATAATATCTCGGTGCAGTCCCCAATTTCCAGACCGCACGTCGCATGTTTCGGTACGTGGATTCTGTATCACACTTTACGGATTATGATCATGTACCTATTATCCGGTTTCGAGCTCGAATTGTACAGCGTAcacgaatattattatatttattg GTACTTATTCGAATTTTTATACGGGTGGCTCACTTCGGCTTTATCGAGGGCCGACAGCTTTTTGGTTGAGAACGAAATAATACTGGAGTTGCAGAAGAACAAGGGGGCAATCAAGAAAAAGTCCAAGTACAAAAAGAGACCCAGGCCTTACAATCGCCACATCATTTATTTACAAGCTTTACAAAACATGTGTGGAGGATACTACAAA GCACTAATGGGTTTCAGACTGGAAGACAAACTAATGACGCCACATCCGAAATTCGATAACGAACAGGTGAGGTACGAACATCGATTTGCTCCATTCCAAAACTTATTGACGCCTCCGCCAGTGGTCTATTCTGAGTTTAAAGACATGACGTCGCTAGAAAGATTTCAACAGCAACCAGTCGATAGCTGTTTCTTGTATATCGCCGGCTGTAAACATTTTCATCAAGCCAGACAACTTTTGGAAAATTGCGCACAAGACAATGAGGTCGCCGACTTGTTGAGAATATCTAAAATGAACTTCAtcgttttgaaattgttggcGGGCGGTCATAAAAAGGATGCAAAGACGCCGCcgatttttgatttttctacCAACAAACACTTCGCAATTATCAAGATTAATTAA